The following coding sequences are from one Kallotenue papyrolyticum window:
- a CDS encoding trypsin-like peptidase domain-containing protein gives MRRIAPHSVAAVLLLLLVACNPPVAQVPTPVPVTSAPPATPTESATATPAATPTPATLSNEEIAEKLRPATVRISATFGETVVSYEGQGSGTGIVYDAAQGLIVTNAHVVEGASAIEVAMAGSTRTRPARVLGRSQCDDLAVLKVDNARDLAAATLGESESVKAGADVVAIGYPLSEEGDDISVNKGNVSQLNVALLEHQDLIKHDAPINPGNSGGPLVNNRGEVIGINVGSLENAQNTNYAIAMSYARPIIEELQGGKNRHYIGLNLYPNLFEDYFGTSKGMAVVAVVSGSPAAQIGVQPADLLLKIEDTSVNSSADVCRILRSHADGDQLKLTIFRAGTGEVLEGELTIGKVGPADDRTAKLQVIGSLAQDEPQESAPPAVDEDGTVTVLNNTFDGDDIGSWPTGQAGGLAANIADGHYTVELSDANQYAYIYPDESVDLADAVIAAEVLPEGNGLAGLMARFSENGDRRSMYVCWINNEGKAGCSKDVNNTWSIILQPQSSPAIKPGAYNILALAVKGNTLVFAVNDTEIGRVTDDSLTSGAWGVYVENFDSAFRAHYNEIAVLSGN, from the coding sequence GTGCGCCGAATTGCCCCCCATTCGGTTGCGGCTGTTCTGCTGCTCCTGCTGGTAGCCTGCAACCCACCTGTCGCGCAGGTGCCTACGCCCGTGCCGGTTACCTCCGCACCTCCCGCCACACCGACCGAGTCGGCGACAGCTACACCGGCGGCAACGCCAACGCCGGCAACGTTGAGCAACGAGGAGATCGCCGAGAAGCTGCGTCCGGCAACGGTGCGCATCAGTGCCACCTTTGGCGAAACGGTTGTCAGCTACGAGGGCCAGGGGTCTGGCACGGGTATCGTGTACGACGCCGCGCAGGGCCTGATCGTCACCAACGCCCATGTTGTTGAGGGCGCGTCAGCGATTGAGGTCGCAATGGCCGGCAGCACGCGAACCCGTCCGGCCCGTGTGTTGGGCCGTTCGCAGTGCGATGATCTGGCGGTTCTGAAGGTGGACAACGCCCGTGATCTGGCGGCGGCGACGCTGGGCGAAAGCGAGAGCGTCAAGGCCGGTGCAGATGTGGTAGCGATTGGTTATCCCCTCTCTGAGGAGGGCGATGATATCTCGGTCAACAAGGGCAACGTCTCGCAACTCAACGTGGCGCTGCTGGAGCACCAGGATCTGATCAAGCACGACGCGCCGATCAATCCCGGCAACTCCGGCGGTCCACTGGTCAACAATCGCGGTGAGGTAATCGGCATCAACGTTGGATCGCTGGAAAATGCTCAAAATACCAACTATGCGATCGCCATGTCGTACGCGCGGCCGATCATCGAGGAGCTGCAGGGTGGCAAAAATCGGCACTACATCGGCCTGAACCTGTATCCCAACCTTTTCGAGGACTACTTCGGTACCTCCAAGGGCATGGCCGTAGTTGCCGTTGTCAGCGGGAGTCCAGCGGCGCAGATCGGCGTACAACCGGCGGACTTGCTGCTCAAGATCGAAGATACCAGTGTTAATAGCTCGGCGGATGTGTGCCGTATTCTGCGCTCGCATGCCGACGGCGACCAGCTCAAGCTGACCATCTTCCGGGCCGGCACCGGCGAGGTGTTGGAGGGTGAGCTGACGATAGGGAAGGTCGGTCCCGCCGACGATCGAACGGCCAAGCTGCAGGTGATCGGCTCGCTTGCCCAGGATGAGCCGCAGGAGAGCGCGCCGCCGGCAGTTGATGAGGATGGTACGGTCACGGTGCTCAACAACACCTTCGACGGCGACGATATCGGTTCCTGGCCGACCGGTCAGGCCGGTGGTCTGGCGGCCAATATCGCGGATGGTCACTACACCGTCGAGTTGAGCGACGCCAATCAGTATGCCTATATCTACCCGGATGAGTCGGTCGATCTGGCTGATGCGGTGATTGCTGCCGAGGTACTGCCCGAAGGCAACGGACTGGCCGGCCTGATGGCGCGCTTCAGCGAAAACGGTGATCGGCGCAGCATGTACGTCTGCTGGATCAACAACGAGGGCAAGGCGGGTTGCTCCAAGGATGTCAACAATACATGGAGCATTATTCTCCAGCCGCAATCGTCGCCGGCGATCAAACCTGGTGCCTACAACATCCTCGCGCTGGCTGTGAAGGGCAACACGTTGGTCTTTGCCGTCAACGACACCGAGATCGGTCGCGTTACCGATGACTCCCTCACCAGCGGCGCCTGGGGCGTCTATGTCGAGAACTTCGACAGTGCCTTCCGAGCGCACTACAACGAGATTGCTGTCCTGAGTGGCAACTAG
- a CDS encoding M48 family metallopeptidase: MLLITMIGLGWLLGPRTPAPPLPPELLGPDPGWLARAERLGRLRRGLSLLNLAIVPLALWLFVSSGWSAALRDWLTGHGLRSPWLLVGGFTILFVTGLTVLTWPLEYVALLLRRAYGLSNETSAAWLLRQLKLLAVTLVLTLLAAEGLYWLLRTLPGWWWLPAAVGAVLLSMALTYLQPYVITPLFFRQTPLADETLRAAIQELGRRSGVPIGEVYVIDASRQGNEGNAYFTGIGGATRVVLYDTLLRTYQRDQLLTILAHELGHWHYQHVWRALALSALTTPLGLGLIHLLLQRLLPSWNINTPADVAGLPLILLLITLGSYAVLPLQNALSRHWERQADRFALQATGDVAAFQRTFADLARQNLSDPTPPPLYEAIFATHPAIGRRVSEAATGGS, from the coding sequence TTGCTTCTTATCACCATGATCGGCCTGGGCTGGCTGCTTGGCCCGCGCACGCCGGCGCCGCCGCTGCCGCCGGAGCTACTCGGTCCCGATCCGGGCTGGCTGGCGCGCGCCGAACGGCTGGGCCGCCTGCGACGCGGGCTGAGCCTGCTAAACCTGGCGATCGTACCGCTGGCGCTCTGGTTGTTTGTGAGCTCGGGCTGGAGCGCCGCGCTGCGCGACTGGCTGACGGGCCATGGGCTGCGCTCGCCCTGGCTGCTGGTCGGCGGCTTCACCATCCTGTTCGTCACCGGTCTGACGGTGCTGACCTGGCCGCTGGAGTACGTCGCTCTGCTGCTGCGCCGTGCGTATGGCCTTTCCAACGAGACGAGCGCGGCCTGGCTGCTGCGTCAGCTCAAGCTACTGGCTGTTACGTTGGTGCTGACGCTGCTCGCCGCCGAAGGGCTGTACTGGCTGCTGCGCACGCTGCCCGGCTGGTGGTGGCTACCGGCGGCGGTTGGCGCCGTGCTGTTGAGCATGGCCCTGACCTATCTGCAACCCTACGTGATCACGCCGCTTTTCTTCAGGCAAACACCGCTGGCGGATGAAACCCTGCGCGCAGCGATCCAGGAGCTGGGCCGGCGCAGCGGCGTGCCGATCGGCGAGGTCTATGTCATCGACGCCAGCCGTCAGGGCAACGAAGGCAACGCCTACTTCACCGGCATTGGCGGCGCGACGCGCGTGGTGCTCTACGATACCCTGCTGCGTACCTACCAACGCGACCAACTGCTCACGATCCTGGCTCATGAGCTGGGCCATTGGCACTATCAGCACGTCTGGCGCGCTCTGGCGCTCTCCGCGTTGACTACGCCACTAGGCCTGGGGCTGATCCACCTGCTGTTGCAGCGTCTGCTACCGTCCTGGAATATCAACACGCCGGCGGACGTGGCCGGCCTGCCGCTGATCCTACTGTTGATCACGCTGGGATCATATGCCGTGCTGCCGCTGCAAAACGCGCTCTCGCGCCATTGGGAACGCCAGGCGGATCGCTTCGCGCTGCAGGCCACCGGCGATGTGGCTGCCTTTCAACGCACCTTCGCCGACCTGGCGCGCCAAAACCTGAGCGATCCGACTCCACCACCGCTCTACGAAGCGATCTTTGCCACCCACCCCGCCATCGGACGGCGTGTGAGCGAGGCGGCAACGGGTGGGTCTTGA
- a CDS encoding bifunctional nuclease family protein, translating into MIRVVVDSIRVNLLSQQRMVMLREVDNRRYLPIWIGAFEAEAIGAAMQGHEPPRPLTHDLLRNVITELGGTVQYIAVTQLQDTTYYARIVIDVRGVRREIDARPSDAIALGLRVDAPIYVAEQVLEQAGVTLNDEEEEEEEEAEPELPSSFSLPPMRERPATPPAREEAEEADFNDENLSVFRDFINSLEQKKPPEEEQ; encoded by the coding sequence ATGATCCGAGTAGTTGTGGACAGCATCCGCGTCAACCTCCTCTCCCAGCAACGCATGGTCATGCTGCGAGAAGTGGATAACCGACGCTATCTTCCCATCTGGATCGGCGCGTTCGAGGCTGAGGCGATTGGCGCGGCGATGCAGGGCCATGAGCCACCGCGTCCGCTGACCCATGATCTCCTGCGCAACGTCATCACCGAGCTGGGCGGCACGGTACAGTACATCGCCGTCACGCAGCTCCAGGATACCACCTACTATGCGCGCATCGTGATCGATGTGCGCGGCGTGCGCCGCGAGATCGATGCGCGGCCAAGCGATGCGATCGCCTTGGGCCTGCGCGTCGATGCGCCGATCTATGTGGCCGAGCAGGTGCTGGAACAGGCCGGCGTCACGCTCAACGACGAAGAAGAAGAGGAGGAAGAAGAAGCCGAGCCCGAGCTGCCCTCCTCGTTCTCTCTGCCACCCATGCGCGAACGTCCGGCCACGCCACCGGCGCGCGAGGAAGCCGAAGAAGCCGATTTCAACGATGAGAATCTGTCGGTCTTTCGCGACTTCATCAACAGCCTCGAACAAAAAAAGCCGCCTGAGGAAGAACAATAG
- a CDS encoding CHASE3 domain-containing protein gives MQWLGNLGIRTKLLLAAWAALTIILLMAGFVFWGVRQGLQREHQVQHTFRVINLADELLLQLVNMETGFRGYLITGADRSLEPYFAGLQRYQELLQIKAQLVSDNPAQLEQLQRIQQTAQYWIDTIARPGIQLRRSASNDSASMQRVRDFINSGVDKQTFDEIRREIAAFREVETQLLEQRAAEAQRAATYLTLSLVGGTGLVLVLSSLGAVVIANSIARRVQGVARAASAMAGGDLTARCPTAAERDEIGQMAEAFNHMAAIIQQRTREIEDQHRALREAHEHQQRLFATVQQLSTPLLPVLEGVVVLPIVGHVDSERAQAIMQTLLRGVAEQRAQVAILDVTGVPAMDAQVVGLLLRAVQATELLGAQVLVVGLSPAMAQALVGQDVDLGALHTQRDLRSALEEAWTLRARWQHERAAVLNSMA, from the coding sequence ATGCAATGGCTTGGCAACCTAGGGATCCGAACGAAGCTGCTCCTGGCCGCCTGGGCGGCATTAACGATTATTCTGCTGATGGCCGGTTTCGTGTTTTGGGGCGTTCGTCAGGGCCTGCAACGCGAACACCAGGTGCAACACACCTTCCGTGTGATTAACCTGGCCGATGAGCTGCTGCTGCAGCTCGTCAACATGGAGACCGGGTTCCGCGGCTACCTGATCACCGGCGCGGATCGCTCGCTGGAGCCCTACTTTGCCGGCTTGCAGCGCTACCAGGAGTTGCTGCAGATCAAAGCACAGTTGGTGAGCGACAATCCCGCGCAGCTCGAACAGTTGCAGCGCATCCAGCAGACAGCACAATACTGGATCGATACGATTGCCCGACCGGGCATTCAGCTCCGCCGTAGCGCCAGCAACGACAGCGCTTCAATGCAGCGCGTGCGCGATTTCATCAATTCAGGCGTCGACAAGCAGACCTTCGACGAGATTCGACGCGAGATCGCCGCTTTTCGCGAGGTAGAGACCCAACTGCTGGAGCAACGCGCGGCAGAAGCGCAACGCGCCGCCACCTATCTCACGCTTTCACTGGTAGGCGGTACAGGCCTGGTGCTGGTGCTTAGCAGCCTGGGCGCCGTAGTGATCGCCAACAGCATCGCGCGGCGTGTGCAGGGCGTGGCGCGCGCCGCAAGCGCCATGGCCGGGGGTGATCTGACCGCGCGCTGTCCCACAGCCGCCGAACGCGATGAGATCGGCCAGATGGCCGAGGCCTTCAACCACATGGCAGCGATCATTCAGCAGCGCACGCGTGAGATCGAAGATCAGCACCGCGCTCTGCGCGAAGCACATGAGCATCAGCAGCGCCTCTTCGCCACCGTGCAACAGCTCTCCACACCGCTGCTGCCGGTGCTGGAGGGGGTGGTCGTTTTGCCAATCGTCGGCCATGTCGACTCCGAACGCGCCCAGGCGATCATGCAGACCCTATTGCGCGGCGTGGCCGAACAGCGTGCGCAGGTGGCAATTCTGGATGTGACCGGTGTTCCGGCTATGGACGCGCAGGTAGTGGGGTTGCTGTTACGCGCCGTGCAGGCGACCGAACTACTGGGCGCGCAGGTGCTGGTGGTAGGCCTGTCGCCGGCTATGGCCCAGGCGCTGGTAGGACAGGACGTGGACCTTGGCGCGCTCCATACCCAGCGCGATCTACGCTCCGCGCTGGAAGAGGCCTGGACGCTCCGTGCGCGCTGGCAGCACGAGCGCGCCGCCGTGCTGAACAGTATGGCCTGA
- a CDS encoding MATE family efflux transporter has protein sequence MTTQSLPLQNTAVLRKRVLRLALPAVGEQFLNMLVGLVDIYLLGHLTLSASQALGYGAAEALASAGLAGNLLWIVTTLYASAAVGTTALIARAIGGRAYADADRCLHQSLLLGVALGMVGGVVLYLSAPLALQLFRPEPRVVALGVDFLRITAVAMPLAGVMFLLNAAMRGAGDTRTPLYIMGIVNLLNMLISWLLVNGHFGLPALGVVGAAWGTAMGRAGGGLLALLALAQGRGLLKLQRLPRPEWGMLWRIMRIGVPTALEMFVFQGALVIFARFITSLGTVAYAAHNTVITVESISFLPGFGFAIAATALVGQSLGAGDARLARRSGHEAFVQCAVFMTVMGLLFVLIPETFLRLLVSDRQVIAAGALPLRMVGVIQPLLAANFVYAGALRGAGDTRWPLLIKLIAPWLIRLPLALVLIPHFGLNGAWLAMAVDLAAQGLLAYWRFRGDRWERIRV, from the coding sequence ATGACGACACAATCACTCCCCTTGCAGAACACAGCGGTGCTGCGCAAACGCGTGTTGCGGCTGGCGCTGCCGGCGGTTGGCGAACAGTTTCTCAACATGCTGGTTGGGCTAGTGGACATCTACCTGTTGGGCCACCTCACGCTGAGCGCCAGCCAGGCGCTGGGCTATGGCGCTGCCGAGGCGCTGGCCAGCGCCGGCCTGGCCGGCAACCTGCTGTGGATCGTCACCACGCTGTATGCTTCGGCGGCGGTGGGCACCACCGCTTTGATCGCCCGGGCGATCGGCGGGCGGGCCTATGCCGACGCGGACCGCTGTCTGCATCAATCCCTGCTGTTGGGCGTGGCGCTAGGGATGGTTGGTGGGGTGGTGTTGTACTTGTCTGCGCCGCTGGCGCTGCAACTGTTTCGGCCCGAGCCGCGGGTTGTGGCGCTGGGCGTAGATTTTCTCCGTATCACGGCCGTTGCGATGCCGCTGGCCGGCGTGATGTTTCTGCTCAACGCTGCCATGCGCGGTGCGGGCGATACACGCACGCCGCTCTACATCATGGGTATCGTCAACCTGTTGAACATGCTGATCTCCTGGCTGCTGGTCAACGGCCACTTCGGGCTGCCGGCCTTGGGCGTTGTTGGCGCCGCGTGGGGCACAGCTATGGGACGCGCCGGTGGGGGTCTGCTGGCGCTGCTGGCGCTGGCACAGGGGCGCGGCCTGCTCAAGCTGCAGCGTCTGCCCCGTCCGGAGTGGGGCATGCTGTGGCGCATCATGCGTATCGGCGTGCCCACTGCGCTGGAAATGTTTGTGTTTCAGGGCGCCCTGGTGATCTTTGCGCGCTTCATCACCAGCCTTGGCACGGTGGCCTACGCTGCGCATAACACCGTGATCACCGTTGAAAGCATCTCCTTTCTGCCCGGGTTTGGCTTTGCGATTGCGGCGACCGCGCTGGTGGGGCAGAGTTTGGGGGCGGGCGATGCGCGCCTGGCGCGGCGCAGCGGCCACGAAGCCTTTGTGCAGTGCGCGGTCTTTATGACCGTGATGGGTCTTCTGTTTGTGCTGATTCCGGAGACATTTCTGCGGCTGCTGGTCAGCGACCGCCAGGTGATCGCGGCCGGGGCACTGCCGTTGCGCATGGTCGGCGTGATCCAACCGTTGCTGGCGGCGAACTTCGTGTATGCCGGCGCACTGCGCGGCGCGGGTGATACGCGCTGGCCGCTGCTGATCAAGCTGATCGCGCCCTGGCTGATCCGCTTGCCGCTGGCGCTGGTGCTGATCCCTCACTTTGGCCTCAACGGCGCCTGGTTGGCCATGGCGGTCGATCTGGCCGCCCAGGGGCTGCTGGCCTACTGGCGCTTCCGCGGCGATCGCTGGGAGCGCATCCGGGTATAA
- a CDS encoding class I SAM-dependent methyltransferase — protein sequence MTTEMTHQQQSTRLIEAIVEHALQANDLELLRQLAQVLGLRAGHRVLLIAEDADLAVQTLSTEFGCEVEHYRGSLRQLPYAEASFTGALVAVPVSGDLHALARELYRVLQPNGVLGMVAFSVYRDQMPDDPALIDLVLPLRSMSRPAAAIRAMLAECGFTAFVSQDRRREVRRQALASYRQHVLPKSTGAAVGDAAAQALALLAGGGIGVTLITAEKAA from the coding sequence ATGACCACTGAGATGACGCACCAGCAACAGAGCACGCGTTTGATAGAAGCGATCGTGGAGCATGCGCTGCAGGCCAACGATCTCGAACTGCTGCGCCAGCTGGCGCAGGTGCTAGGACTACGCGCCGGCCACCGCGTCCTGCTGATCGCCGAGGATGCAGATCTGGCCGTCCAAACGCTCAGCACCGAGTTCGGTTGTGAGGTCGAACACTATCGCGGCAGCCTGCGGCAGCTACCCTATGCCGAAGCCTCCTTCACCGGCGCGCTTGTGGCTGTGCCGGTATCCGGCGATCTGCATGCGCTGGCGCGCGAGTTGTACCGCGTGCTGCAACCCAATGGCGTGCTGGGTATGGTCGCCTTCTCGGTGTACCGCGACCAGATGCCGGACGACCCGGCGCTGATCGACCTCGTGTTGCCGCTGCGCAGCATGAGCCGACCGGCGGCAGCTATCCGCGCGATGCTGGCCGAGTGCGGCTTTACCGCCTTTGTCAGCCAGGATCGTCGGCGCGAGGTGCGGCGCCAGGCGTTGGCCAGCTACCGCCAGCACGTGCTGCCCAAATCCACCGGCGCGGCGGTCGGCGATGCGGCGGCCCAGGCGCTGGCATTGCTGGCAGGCGGCGGCATCGGCGTGACGTTGATCACCGCGGAAAAGGCCGCCTAA
- a CDS encoding PH domain-containing protein — translation MSQACYGMSYRYSARTRRQALLLLIAGGLAVATLVAILVTRWATLSLLGRGLGLLLLLALLPVLRAQWLRLTVTYRVLPDRLEIVAPLGGRAIRWEQIVEVRRIRFQRPGQPPRWACTLLMRGRRGNPLPYYAFDDQVQGAATLLAAIVAATPQAVHQVNE, via the coding sequence ATGAGTCAGGCGTGCTACGGGATGAGCTATCGCTACAGTGCACGCACGCGGCGCCAGGCGCTGCTGCTGCTGATCGCCGGTGGGCTGGCTGTGGCCACACTGGTGGCGATCCTGGTGACGCGCTGGGCAACGCTATCGCTGCTGGGGCGTGGCCTGGGCTTGCTGCTGCTGCTGGCGTTGCTGCCGGTGCTGCGCGCACAGTGGCTGCGCCTCACGGTGACGTACCGCGTGTTGCCCGATCGGCTTGAGATCGTCGCGCCGCTGGGTGGGCGCGCCATCCGTTGGGAACAGATCGTCGAAGTTCGCCGCATTCGCTTTCAGCGGCCCGGCCAGCCCCCGCGCTGGGCATGTACGTTGCTGATGCGCGGTCGGCGTGGCAACCCGCTGCCCTACTACGCCTTCGACGATCAGGTTCAGGGCGCGGCAACGTTGTTGGCGGCAATCGTGGCGGCGACGCCGCAGGCCGTGCACCAGGTAAACGAATAA
- a CDS encoding FAD binding domain-containing protein, which translates to MQPFIHIDVEQLGEALAQLAPNARPLAGGTDLLPLIKEGLIAPERLINLKALAALRAIRVDEAGLSIGALTTLAELEQHPDVRRHWTALAEAAALSASPQLRNMATLGGNLLQQARCWYYRGDFHCWLKGGTHCHARDGRNDVHAIFEQSPCVAVYPSDPPVALLALDAEVQIVGAQGERRLSVAELLQAPSERRRALHTLADDELIVGVRVPRTGGRSHYLKAMDRAVWAYALVSVAVAAEIDQGAARNVRIVLGGVANSPLRATSAEALVEGRAIDAALAHQAGEAAIAAATPLTHNRYKLALTRNLVAQALLDLVAGGA; encoded by the coding sequence ATGCAGCCTTTCATCCATATCGACGTAGAGCAGCTTGGCGAGGCGCTGGCGCAGCTCGCTCCCAACGCGCGGCCCCTGGCCGGCGGCACCGATCTGCTGCCGCTGATCAAGGAGGGCCTAATCGCGCCGGAGCGCCTGATCAACCTCAAAGCGCTGGCAGCGCTGCGCGCGATCCGCGTTGATGAGGCGGGGCTGAGCATTGGCGCGCTGACCACGCTGGCCGAGCTGGAACAGCACCCCGACGTGCGACGGCACTGGACGGCGCTGGCGGAGGCAGCCGCACTCTCGGCCTCGCCACAACTGCGCAACATGGCCACCCTTGGCGGCAACCTGCTGCAACAGGCGCGCTGCTGGTACTATCGCGGCGATTTCCACTGCTGGCTCAAAGGCGGCACACACTGCCACGCCCGTGATGGGCGCAACGACGTCCACGCCATCTTCGAGCAATCGCCCTGTGTCGCGGTGTATCCTTCGGATCCGCCGGTAGCCCTGCTGGCCCTGGATGCCGAGGTGCAGATCGTTGGCGCGCAGGGCGAGCGCCGGCTATCCGTGGCCGAGCTGTTGCAAGCGCCGAGCGAGCGGCGCCGCGCGCTGCATACGCTGGCCGACGACGAACTGATCGTCGGCGTGCGCGTGCCGCGTACGGGTGGCCGCAGCCACTACCTCAAGGCCATGGATCGGGCTGTCTGGGCCTACGCGCTGGTCAGCGTCGCCGTCGCTGCCGAGATCGATCAGGGCGCAGCACGCAACGTGCGTATTGTGCTGGGCGGCGTCGCCAACTCACCGCTGCGCGCCACGAGCGCAGAAGCGCTGGTCGAGGGCCGCGCGATCGATGCCGCCCTGGCGCACCAGGCGGGCGAGGCTGCCATCGCCGCAGCTACACCGTTGACGCATAACCGCTACAAACTGGCCCTGACGCGCAATCTGGTGGCTCAGGCGCTGCTCGATCTGGTCGCCGGCGGCGCATAG